TAATAACAatttaaaatacaaaatttaTCTTTATATATTAGTATAAATGTGATTaaagttaaaataaatattGTGGAAAAGTAAAATGATACACTTATTAAAAAACAGAGGAAGAAATATTTGAATATGTGATAATGTCCAAAGTCAATATAACAAAACTAAAAGAAGGAATCAAATActtgtactccctctgtatttatttaagagatacacttggtcgggcacgagtattaagaagaagaattgaatgaattaaagtaataaaacaagtggggttggataaatattttaataggtaaaataagtggggaccatgtcattttaggggtgAGGGGTGGGTTgtagttatgaaattatttgtttaatagggtggtggAACATAGGATATAttaaatagattatttaattatatggtggggttgatatgttactaaaaatgacaagtgtatctcttaaataaatacggccggaaaagacaagtgtatctcttaaataaatacggagggagtattgtagaagatgatattattattttttatataaaaagaaTGATAAGTGGAAAGTAAAACCAATGATATTATTTAGGGCTCGTGGCTTTGCTATTTTGGTCCCAAAATCCAATCTGGCACTCATAATGCACATGGCACTCAAGGTATTTATGATGTGCCTAACCCCCCTTCAAAAACCAACTATGCCTTCATCTTCACCTTTGCTTTTCCTttcacctttctccatttttatttttcacacTCTATACAATCTTGGAGCACCTAGATCTAGATGCTATGCTTGTCCACATGGTACTATCATATGCATCTTTTAATACCATTCATGTGTTGCAATTGTAACGTAGGCTATAGCAACATAACaaataaatactccgtagaTTAATATAGATTTGTAACACCATTGTTTGTTAACTCTGTCCTTGTAAGACAATGAGGGTTAACTTGTACTCCCTTCGTATTACACTTTGACCGGCATACAGTTTTAagagagtgagttgaatttattaaaagaaGATGAAAGTGTGGTAATggataaattatttattatattaaaaagatgatgtgagtagGTGGGTAGACCataagaaagagagaaatattaatatattagAAGTGGAGACCAAAAAAaataagtgtatctcttttcaAAATACGGCCGTTTAAGGaaaatgtatctctttttaCCATCGAAGAGAGTAATTTTCTAAATAAATTATTaggtaaaaaatattttgttcaacttaaattatttttattgattaaaacttgtttttacttATTTGATGTTGTATTTGTTCGTTGAAGTTATTGAATTTTACTaactaaaatttaaatttactgaaattaacttattttgatgaacttaaattattttactgaagttaaattattttactaaatatatattattcttttaaggtgaagagaacaagatCTTCCTTAGTTTCACTAAACTTGCAACACATTTAAATTTGGAATGCTTTGCATCCTTCTTATGTTATGTTTTATTTCTCTTATTCTTATTTCTTATTCCGTATTACCTAGTCTAGTTAAAATCAAACAAGTGCAATTCAAACCAGCAAAAATCAGATCATACTAGGATTTTCTTATTACCATTATTGTatcaatattattattaaaattgcTATTAGAATTACGTACTAatactattattattagtatCATTATAGAGTTTAATTGACTACTAACTCAAATTACACCCACATCAGCTAACAAATCCTCTGTTAATCATTGGATTCCTAGGTCATTAAACTATTCTCTAGCACGCACTCATCCTACTTATCAGACATTCTCACATAGGGAGCGTAAGCACTATGCACATATTCTCTCAACAGCACTAGTGGAGAATATTGTATTGATTGCATTAAGCTGAATAAACTTTTAAATTATACTTTCTCGATCAAGGTCCTTTTTAGTTTCGTTTTTCTTTTTATACAGTCCCTAATGCACACaacattaatattttcaactatgtattataaataaatagttaatggtttaAAACAAAACATCAACATAAATCTAACAAAATTCCACATCATAAATACATTTTTCTTATATTTATATAATTTGTTGAAGATCAAATCATGGTTAAAGTTTTTCTCTCCTCATTTTGAAGATTTCAATTAGGCTTAATTCAATGAGTATGATTAAGCAACATAATTATTTGAAACATTATAGCATCCACAATCATGGCATCCAAAGTCAGCCATGCCATTATCATGATTGGTTGGATTAACACTTTTAAGTACTACTAGTACTACCTATAAAAAGCTAATCTAGCTAGCATTAACCATGATTATTACGTTACGTAGCTAATCTTGCAACCTTCCAAGAAACATATGATCTTTATgttttcataatgttcttttatcATTTACATGAAAATACTCTGATCTCAATCTTGTCTTAACTCGTAATTTACCCCTCTATTAGCAATTCATACTTCTATCTTTTAAAAGGGCGATAAGGTCGTAAGTTGCGATAACATTTCATTGTCGTAGTCCTACGTGTCGGATTCTAAATTGTACATATGGGTGTCACGTAGGTCATACATCatcaaatatttttattatcaatacaatatttttactatgaaaatatgtaaataaagtAGTCGATACAAGGAAGGAAACAAATATTTCTtatacaaattataaatatttttctgaaattaaaaaattacaCTATACAATTTGTAAGTtggaatattaagattttcctacttttttGTAACATGCATGATaggttatacgaagtataagttaaatttttagttaccaatttaaatcataacatataagcatgtcatgtcatcattgtaacGCAATTTAGAGATTGCAAATTATATACAACCTTTATTATTTTCGCTAGGAACAAAGAACAATTATTCACCCGCGTGTTCTACCAAGTTGAAACTGCTAGGGAGCGGGTAGGGTCCGCACCCGCCGGCTTTGGCGCGGTTCCTTTGCAATGTTTGAATGTTTCCCTCAAATTTCTCAAACACTTGTGGCCTCCCTTATTATGCCTTTTCTTATTTGTTTCTCATGAACTCACCTCCATATACAATTATACACATACAAACCCCCAACAAGATCATGATCAAAAAGCAAGTTTATAAGACATTCATTATATAGTtcgtgaatataaatttttttaaattttttttttcctttcttttccctcCATTTTTAACACTCATTAATCAAAAAATCAACATAAGCAAAAGAAGGAAGAAtatcaacccaaaaaaaaattgagaaaaaaaataaaataacagagGAATTGGTGGATAATACTACATGCCTACGTGGTATTACAAATATTTCCTATGGCTAGAAACAGCCAAAATGGCAATTTCATACCTTAAGTCCTTAACTACTACAACTAAGGCTATTTATATTAGCTATATATACATTGGCATTCTTCCAAGAAGCACATCGTTTTGATTTCACCAACAACATGCTTAACAATACCATAATCCATTACTAATATGTGTATAAATTTTATATCAAGCTCCTAATCATCAATATTTCTCCCATTTGGATGTCAACATAAGTCCATTGGAGAAATTCTTTTGCTCTCTTTGTTGTTGCATTATAAATggtctttgttgttgttgtgacaCGACTAACCCAACTTGACCACCACCGTACCTACTAGCCACCTTATTTTGAGCCTTCATTCGATCGAGACTGTCGATATATTTTTGAATCCGAACAACCTTTATTGACAAAATAAATCGTCCAAATTAATGTCTTTACTAACAGAATTACAGAATTACTAATAACAATTAAAGGcttacaaaaaaaaagttgttggaaatttattttatttttaaattatttgtaCCTGTGTTTTCCTTTTCAACTTTACATCTCCATCAGCAATAATTCCATCCAATTTTATCATTTGAGCCATCAATAACTCAATCAAAGTCAACAATTCTTTATCAGCAACTCTCCCACCTTTACAGATTACGGATTCCATTGATGTcacctaaataaaataaatatttgtatTAAATATAAgccacaaaaaaataaaaattattccagcaaaaaatttccaaaaaataaaaataataaaagaaaatgtacCTGGCAAGCAAGCTTATCAACTTCTATGGAGACCTCTGCTACTGATTTCATAGCTCTTTCAATGTTCGAATTTCGCCTCGATTCGATGAATCTATTCTCTTGGTTGATTATATCTTGTACAAGAATAATCCTTGATCCATCTTTAACTCCACTAACATCAAGGAATGATCTTGATTCCCTTTCCTTTTCTTTGAAGATAAGCTTTTGATCTTGTGGGTGTAAACCTGTTACTTGTGCTAACCTTTTCTTCAATTCCCCTGTAATAACAATTAACAAGGATTATCAATTTATCATCCCATTCCTGTATATAATGTtcattttgaaaactgacagcGAAAAACTGGAAACTGCTCTGTAATTTAGAAATCTAGAAACAAAAAACGAAACGAAACAAGGTGTACATGAACTTACCAAAACTTGCATGAGAATTGATGTGGATTTCATGGTAAGAAGAGTTAAATTTCACCAAGACCTTGATTGTAGGAATGGGAATGGAGTAATTTCTATTGGAATCCAAGTTTCTCTTTTGAACGAACATTCCTCCTGGCCTCATTTCCCATTCCAAACCTCCCATTTTCCCAACATTAttctgattattattattattattattattattgttattagaAGTATAATTATTGCAATTTGTTTTCTTCATCATAGCACTAAACAGGAAACAGAGATACTCTGTTTTAGTAGAATGTTTGTTTCCCTCTCAAAAGAAATTTCTCAAGAATTAATgaaaaaattgaattaaatgATAAAAAGAGGACTATTGGGatttaagcaaaaaaaaaagaagaaaaaaaagaattatCAATTATTTGAGGAGAGATAGAGAGGGAAATAAATAATTTTGGAGAGAGACACAGAGAATGGAAGGGAGTTGATCATATAAAGGCAGCAAAGTGGTACTTATATACAAacgataaaataaaattttagagaaattaatcattaattattagttttttttttaatttaaaatgggAATATAAGTCACATGATTGGACAAAAGCTCTAATGGATGATATACTATGCCCGTGAATATATGCTATAGTAAAATACTGTGGGAAATATTTTATTGTGCTTCTTTTTCTCCCTTTAATTATTGTAATGATAGGGGTTAAAGAATGATTAAGCCAATCCATTGAAGAGAATTTATTCTTGTGCTGACAAAATATGAACTGAGATTTGAGAGAAAACGAAGAAAAGAGAGAAGCAGTGTATTTCTTATTATTGCAAAACTTGTTAACTGATTATTACAGCAAAGCAGGATATAAATAGTAATGAGAACTTCTAGATTATTCTATAAGTTGTTATAACTAACTCCTAAAAACTAGGAGAGGAGAATAACAGAATGTGTGCATGAAAGCAGCATCACAGCAACATCACATTATGCAACGTGAAAGCTAAAGCTATAActaacatcccccctcaagatTGAGCATCACAAGCTCCAATCTTGGACAGTAATGTCTGAAATTGTGTAGAAGAGAGAGGTTTAGTAAAGATGTCTGCCAATTGCTGCTGTGTAGGTAAGTAAGATAAGTGAAGTAATCCTTCCAGCACTTTATCTCTAGTAAAGTGACAATCGATTTCT
This Spinacia oleracea cultivar Varoflay chromosome 6, BTI_SOV_V1, whole genome shotgun sequence DNA region includes the following protein-coding sequences:
- the LOC110800453 gene encoding BAG family molecular chaperone regulator 1, with product MMKKTNCNNYTSNNNNNNNNNNNQNNVGKMGGLEWEMRPGGMFVQKRNLDSNRNYSIPIPTIKVLVKFNSSYHEIHINSHASFGELKKRLAQVTGLHPQDQKLIFKEKERESRSFLDVSGVKDGSRIILVQDIINQENRFIESRRNSNIERAMKSVAEVSIEVDKLACQVTSMESVICKGGRVADKELLTLIELLMAQMIKLDGIIADGDVKLKRKTQVVRIQKYIDSLDRMKAQNKVASRYGGGQVGLVVSQQQQRPFIMQQQREQKNFSNGLMLTSKWEKY